The genomic segment TGCGGGTGGTGCGCGGTGGAACATCTGTGGGGGACGCGCCCGGCGGTGCCGGGACGGCTGTCAGCGGTGGGTGCCGAGCGCCGCGAGCCGGGCCTCGTGGTGGCGCATGGCGGGGAGGAAGTCGGTGGTCCAGTCGCTGCGCGGGTTCCACGCGCTGTCGGCGAGCGCCGACAGCCGGGGGAAGGCGAGGTACTCGACCTGGGCGGGCGTGGCGGCGAACTCGGTCCACAACTGCCCCTGCGTGCCCAGCACCCGGGCCGCGGCCGCCGGCTCCCAGTCCGGCGGCGCGGGGTCGTTGCCGTGCACGGCCCGCAGATCGACGACGGCACCGGACTGCCCGAAGGGCTCGCCCGGCCGGTCGGTCTGCGGATAGTCGAGATAGGTGGAGCGGTACGGCGCCATCACGACGTCATGGCCCCGGCGGGCGGCGGCCAGCCCGTGGCCCGAGTCCCGCCACGGCATGACGGTGAACTCCGGCGGCAGGACCCCGCCGTCCTCCGCCCAGCACACCGGCTTGCGGCCCTCCCGCAGCAGGAAGTCGCCGATCCGCCCGAGGAACCAGCCGTGCAGTGCCTTCGGCCCCGCCAGCCGCTCGGCCACCGCCCGCTGCCGTGCCCGCGGGCTGTTCTCCCACTCGACGGTGGGGCACTCGTCGCCGCCGATGTGGATGTACGGGGACGGGAAGACGTCCAGGACCTCGCCGAGCACCGTGCGGCAGAACTCCAGCACCTCGTCGTGCACGCCCAGGACGTTCTCGCACACCCCCCACTCGGTCCACACGTCCAGCTGCCGGCCGGGGACGTTCCCCAGCTGTGGATAGGCGGCGAGCGCCGCCCGCGCATGGCCCGGCATCTCGATCTCGGGGACCACGGTCACACCGCGCTCGGCCGCGTAGCCGACGAGCGCCCGCAGCTGGGCGGCGGTGTAGACACCGCCGTGCGGGGTGTCGTCGTAACTGGCGCTGCCGGCCCGGCCGGTCATGCTGCGGGGCCGGTGGCCGCCGGTCTCCGTCAGCAGCGGGTACCCGGGCACCGGCATCCGCCAGCCCTGGTCGTCGGTGAGGTGCAGATGCAGCACGTTGAGCTTGTGGAAGGCGAGCAGGTCCACGAAGCGCCGCAGGAACGACACCGGCTGGAAGTGCCGGGCGACGTCGAGCATCGCCCCGCGCCAGTGGTACCGCGGCACATCGGTGGCCTGGACGCACGGCAGCCGCCACGGCACCCCGGTGACCGGCACCGCCGACAGCGCCTCGGGGGGCAGCAGTTGGCGGATCGTCTGAACGCCGTTCAGCAGCCCGGCCGGCTGCGCCGCCCGCAGCAGGATCGCGTCCGGGCCGACGGTCAGCCCGTAGCCCTCCGCGCCCAGCCCGCCGAGCTGCGGGTCCAGGGCGAGGATGACGTTGCCGTCGGGGGAGGAGCGGAGCGGGAGCCCGGTGGCGGGGCCCAGCAGGGTGCGCAGCAGCCGGGCGGCGCCCTCCGCGCCCTCGGTGACCCGGACGGTCGTGTCGGTGGTGAAGGTGAAGTGGCCCGGGATACGGACCAGATGACTGGGGTGGGGAATGATCACAGCTCGGCCTCCAGGCCCGGACGGAATCGGGTCAGCCCGCTCAGCACGCGTATCAGCCCTTGACCGCACCGGCGGTCATCCCGGAGGTGACCCGGTTCTGCAGGGCGAGGAAGACCACGAGGACGGGGAGCATGAAGAGCGAGGAGGCGGCCATGGTGGCGCCCCAGTCGGTGCCGAAGACATTGCTGAACGAGGAGAGCCACACCGGCAGCGTCCTGGCGTCCTGGTTCTTGATGATCAGCGTGTTGGCGAACGCGAACTCGTTCCAGGCCGTGATGAACCCGAACAGCGAGGTGGACAGCAGCCCGGGGGCCAGCAGCGGGAACGTCACCCGGCGGAACGCCTGCGGCCGGGTGCAGCCGTCCACCTGGGCCGCCTCCTCCAGCTCCACCGGTATCGCGGCGAGGAACCCGCGCAGCGTCACGATGGTGAACGGCAGCGTGGTCATGAAGTAGACCAGGGTGAGCATCGACAGCTTGTCGAGCATGTCGGTGTCCCGGGCGATGACGTACATCGGGA from the Streptomyces sp. RKAG293 genome contains:
- a CDS encoding beta-N-acetylhexosaminidase, which encodes MIIPHPSHLVRIPGHFTFTTDTTVRVTEGAEGAARLLRTLLGPATGLPLRSSPDGNVILALDPQLGGLGAEGYGLTVGPDAILLRAAQPAGLLNGVQTIRQLLPPEALSAVPVTGVPWRLPCVQATDVPRYHWRGAMLDVARHFQPVSFLRRFVDLLAFHKLNVLHLHLTDDQGWRMPVPGYPLLTETGGHRPRSMTGRAGSASYDDTPHGGVYTAAQLRALVGYAAERGVTVVPEIEMPGHARAALAAYPQLGNVPGRQLDVWTEWGVCENVLGVHDEVLEFCRTVLGEVLDVFPSPYIHIGGDECPTVEWENSPRARQRAVAERLAGPKALHGWFLGRIGDFLLREGRKPVCWAEDGGVLPPEFTVMPWRDSGHGLAAARRGHDVVMAPYRSTYLDYPQTDRPGEPFGQSGAVVDLRAVHGNDPAPPDWEPAAAARVLGTQGQLWTEFAATPAQVEYLAFPRLSALADSAWNPRSDWTTDFLPAMRHHEARLAALGTHR
- a CDS encoding carbohydrate ABC transporter permease — translated: MTRSLRKVPLNLAALFVVAVSVFPVYWMVLTAFKPTVDIQADTPSFWPRHLTLDHFSTAVHADGFGTFWRNSLTVTLGAVLLSLAVALLAAFAVGRMRWRGRRAFILMVFTAQMAPWEALLIPMYVIARDTDMLDKLSMLTLVYFMTTLPFTIVTLRGFLAAIPVELEEAAQVDGCTRPQAFRRVTFPLLAPGLLSTSLFGFITAWNEFAFANTLIIKNQDARTLPVWLSSFSNVFGTDWGATMAASSLFMLPVLVVFLALQNRVTSGMTAGAVKG